In the Nocardia asteroides genome, GCGAGCGGGGCATCGGCACCTCGGTCGACATCCTCGCCCCCGGCGATCCCGGGCTGCTGCGGTGGATCGCGGGCGCGTTGCCGCACACCGATTTCCTGCTGCCCAACGACGAGCAGGTGCGCGGCTTCACCGGCACCGATGATCTCGAGGCGGGGGCAAGGGCGCTGCTCGAGCACGGGGTCGGGTGTGTCGCGCTGACCCGTGGTGCGGCGGGCGCGCTGGTCGTCACGCCGGAGGCCACGGTCGAGGTGCCCGCGTTCGCCGTCGACGTCGTCGACACCACCGGGTGCGGGGACGCCTTCTCCGCCGGGTTCGTCACCGGCTGGCTGAGGTATCGGGATCTCGGCCGGGCGGCGCGGCTCGGGTGCGCGGTGGCGGCGCAGGTCGCCCAGGGGGTCGGCACCGGAGCCGGGGAGTACGACCTCGCCCGGGTCGAGGAGTTCGCCGTGGCGGCCCCGACGCGGTAGGTCACTTCGGGGCGGTGAGGTCGTACAGGGTGACGTCGCCGAGCTGGATCGGGGTGAAGGTGTCCCGCACCCACTCGGTGATCCGGGTGCCCTCCGAATCCCGGTTCCGCCCGGGGCCGGTGGCGAGGAACCAGTGGATGTCGCCGTCGGCGACGTACGCCTGGAAGGCGGCCAGGGTGGGCGAGGGGTCGCCGCCGGAGAAGCCGCCGATCGGCATGACCGGGACGTCGGCGGCGAGCTGGTAGTCGGCGGCGGTCATCGAGGCGACGGTCGCCGCGGGCCAGCGGAAGTTGC is a window encoding:
- a CDS encoding carbohydrate kinase family protein, with the translated sequence MTELSIATVGIHVLDVHVVGIESIPRGSDGALVESIGFSPAGTAGGTAVVLSRLGARVRTHGAVGADPLGRTLTALLGGYGVDTGGLITAAAAQTSGSVIPVRPNGDRPAWHCVGANAAFTPADLAPDALDGIDHLHLGGPEFLGGEAAGQLLSEARERGIGTSVDILAPGDPGLLRWIAGALPHTDFLLPNDEQVRGFTGTDDLEAGARALLEHGVGCVALTRGAAGALVVTPEATVEVPAFAVDVVDTTGCGDAFSAGFVTGWLRYRDLGRAARLGCAVAAQVAQGVGTGAGEYDLARVEEFAVAAPTR